The uncultured Roseibium sp. genome contains a region encoding:
- a CDS encoding extracellular solute-binding protein, whose translation MTQKKINGRFDSVTRRDILRAGAGAAALTAGTSVLGMPAIAQERSIKIGSYGGYFEDSFKKHIYPVFTEATGIKVESVTQPNSSDWLVTMQQAAASGTAPADLSLYGKDTMIKAMRIGGLLKPLDAAKIPNASNLKADFLYEGSDGLLGVGAMAWFTAMVINPNEIKPAPTSWKEFWENPALEASLGLSKQFDARFLDIAAATYFDGAETLMTEEGITAVIDKIAEIKPNVALWWTAESQMEQAMKNEDVIGGMYYLDVAGLMAADGFPIAPIFPKEGNPIGYGSWCLSPLSEKSEAAAEFINFSCDPATQALMSRKIGTAPLVDKSLTDLSDEEYAGVSGEPYITPAYEAYLDNESFIKEKWDAMLAGA comes from the coding sequence GTGACGCGGCGCGACATCCTGCGTGCGGGCGCAGGCGCTGCCGCATTGACGGCCGGGACATCCGTTTTAGGCATGCCCGCCATTGCGCAGGAGCGATCCATCAAGATCGGATCCTACGGCGGTTACTTCGAAGACAGTTTCAAGAAGCACATCTATCCGGTCTTTACCGAAGCAACCGGTATCAAGGTGGAATCCGTCACCCAGCCGAACTCGAGCGACTGGTTGGTGACCATGCAGCAGGCGGCGGCTTCCGGAACGGCGCCGGCCGATCTCTCACTCTACGGCAAGGATACCATGATCAAGGCGATGCGCATCGGTGGGCTGCTGAAGCCTCTCGATGCCGCCAAGATCCCCAATGCCTCCAACTTGAAGGCCGACTTCCTCTATGAAGGGTCCGACGGTCTCCTGGGTGTGGGCGCCATGGCCTGGTTCACCGCAATGGTGATCAACCCGAACGAGATCAAGCCGGCGCCGACCAGCTGGAAGGAGTTCTGGGAAAATCCTGCGCTCGAAGCATCTCTTGGCCTTTCCAAGCAATTTGACGCGCGTTTCCTGGATATCGCGGCGGCTACCTATTTCGACGGGGCTGAAACCCTGATGACCGAAGAGGGCATCACCGCGGTGATCGACAAGATTGCCGAAATCAAGCCGAATGTCGCGCTGTGGTGGACGGCCGAAAGCCAGATGGAACAGGCCATGAAGAACGAGGACGTCATCGGCGGTATGTACTACCTCGACGTTGCCGGACTTATGGCGGCCGACGGTTTCCCGATCGCACCGATTTTCCCGAAGGAAGGCAATCCGATCGGTTACGGTTCCTGGTGCCTGAGCCCACTTTCCGAAAAGTCCGAGGCAGCGGCCGAATTCATCAACTTCTCCTGCGATCCGGCAACCCAGGCCCTGATGTCCCGCAAGATCGGGACCGCGCCGCTCGTGGACAAGAGCCTCACCGACTTGTCGGATGAAGAATATGCCGGTGTGTCGGGCGAACCCTATATCACGCCAGCCTATGAGGCCTACCTCGATAACGAAAGCTTCATCAAGGAGAAGTGGGACGCGATGCTGGCGGGCGCATAA